A stretch of Episyrphus balteatus chromosome 2, idEpiBalt1.1, whole genome shotgun sequence DNA encodes these proteins:
- the LOC129908927 gene encoding uncharacterized protein LOC129908927 isoform X2: MTQYFQIVQNIDELKRLYPDLNMESMQVVQVTDDANTQSRPQLLLDDSIILNDGQQVVYQTGNQTAQQQPQQQQTTQYILQDESVHHQQQHQQQQQQQQQQQQHPQQHVYQQVQQEQRHQIQQQHHQTHQPQQQQQQMYYTSEMHPSPTVVQHTAPQQQQQHQQPQVQQQQHQHAQSQQTHSAGQSTQQILYRMPVTQQQTNQQTQQLLNNTHVIVQQSQPQVLIQTSPQTIHQPEMIMRQQRILFNPSRTVMYTHQPTQAQTQIQQQQQDQQQHIMQTQESVHQQHTNTVANQQQHVQMQQPRLVPHPRPIVSATQQPSQNVIFHQVPSGQNVTIQQPQGVISSQLRGTIRAKIPRGATTARGIGPRAATPMGTSSIDTIKTPKARGNASGAQRGNRGGRTVRGRGAATTQRSVSVSSGQLSAVTSNSSNTMGTPSKQLNQNMQQQQTSTYKLQSCDFMDTSQKYTPNVGATNTPMLSTTGTSTYSGPALKFRTTPKVATATSESQNTTSNTTGSYQSNNLDLEDSIQAVVVKKNQEQPQPVSNTGPQIATTLTTYYTENESDDSRFIKTQNGTCMTLSEYKKRNPTTLKIVQGQRNQPQAANPTSVAQKIQLTNAGQSATTALTGVARIAIQPKTGPNNAQAPEQTMTLSSVQRTSHNNYEIQTQHVIQNRSIQQIQNYSEKDRNSAKMLVILASGEQRLITFTLPRESCTVQDLLEQVGVPFDDKTTIQCVESPGANIDFVVTVGFSVQESASELISKAEESIQMSRQQESAASAALQAPQQVLNTVQRPLQGVATTSTSAAQGVAATTSTDDASKDANKSGDEVQRKVIQGFLAVCQYCGFCGYDHAKCERCKRVFVEDPKRMPCQKNAAAAAANAAKAEEEKKRAAPPDILNRSQTKALAALSAGSGRGGRNSASSRGRTRSGRKPAEIEPVILTLSSDDEGDDEQSNKSAHKVPVVNTVAAAGKPFAFEPDVSAVDESRVYADFRRENVADSESAMDSLYTSFSCKLIRIGTHRFESKDPVTFTKKGIRIFAPNCSNLTDIVALDIYKEEIVKIVAFFSKSFSVMFIYTMRKCAEYIRESLEMKPKNTALETPYFNSAEKGDTYNKIILQIDTISEESINVIRSIYKSITLEEIQFQDANELLLRAAAKDKYVVNANSNEIRLDPNDIRQILIYPPGKGGISINTEDYMCLATDQYLNDVIIDFYLKWLHKNIVPEKNRERTYIFSSFFYKRLTTMSTRPRAQNAKDVKQTAAQKRHARVANWTKNVNLFDKDFIIIPINELSHWFLAIICFPMLKGPVTFDTNEPIIPQQVTKKKKGSEKKVSLQIGNTTITPLSKRDESICLGEEDSERDEAEGDDSDLASDDSDYEAPSANGSQRQAIKQPVILIFDSLAGASRSRVVATLRDYLTCEYQAKIQDNQTHAFTKLNMPGNCVKVPQQNNFTDCGLYLLQYVEQFFTDQVRDYTIPIKQLVNWFDTIVVTRKREEISNLLADLIHEHNPSQLPLPKIPFPTLNGELIERPDESFSEDQVEFEEEDMEEDGLEDDDTGETQSSPEEPTNRIEKTPSTGNSSLTLSALPTPGRKIVLKRSFPGLSNITVNVRKTPKLDP; encoded by the exons ATGACCCAGTACTTTCAAATTGTACAAAACATCGATGAGTTAAAGCGTTTGTATCCGGACTTGAATATGGAAAGCATGCAAGTAGTTCAGGTTACAGATGATGCTAACACCCAGTCGCGTCCTCAG CTTCTTCTTGACGATtccattattttaaatgatggGCAACAGGTTGTTTATCAAACTGGAAATCAGACTGCACAGCAGCAACCACAGCAACAACAGACAACACAGTACATTCTGCAGGATGAATCGGTTCACCATCAACAACAgcatcaacagcaacaacaacagcagcaacaacaacaacaacatccccAGCAGCATGTCTACCAACAGGTTCAACAGGAACAGCGTCATCAAATCCAACAGCAACATCATCAAACCCATCAAccccaacaacaacagcaacaaatgTACTACACTTCAGAAATGCATCCGAGTCCTACAGTTGTCCAGCATACGGCAcctcaacaacagcaacaacatcaGCAACCGCAGGTCCAACAACAACAGCACCAACATGCGCAATCCCAGCAGACACACTCAGCCGGACAATCAACTCAGCAGATTCTTTATCGTATGCCGGTTACCCAGCAACAAACAAACCAACAAACTCAAcag CTCCTAAATAATACTCATGTCATTGTGCAACAATCCCAACCACAGGTGCTTATACAAACATCGCCCCAAACAATTCATCAGCCCGAAATGATTATGCGCCAACAGAGAATCCTCTTTAATCCAAGTCGCACTGTAATGTATACCCACCAGCCTACACAGGCACAAACGCAGatacagcagcagcaacaggaTCAACAGCAGCATATAATGCAAACTCAAGAATCTGTTCATCAGCAGCACACAAACACTGTTGCTAACCAACAGCAACATGTTCAAATGCAACAACCACGGCTAGTTCCTCATCCAAGGCCAATCGTTTCGGCTACTCAACAACCATCGCAGAATGTTATCTTCCATCAGGTTCCATCTGGACAGAATGTTACAATTCAACAGCCACAAGGG GTTATTTCATCTCAGCTAAGAGGTACGATTCGGGCAAAAATTCCAAGAGGAGCTACGACTGCTCGTGGGATAGGACCACGGGCTGCCACTCCAATGGGAACAAGTTCCATCGATACCATAAAAACTCCCAAAGCTCGAGGGAACGCTTCAGGCGCCCAGCGTGGCAACCGAGGTGGTCGTACAGTACGTGGGCGTGGTGCTGCCACAACTCAACGAAGTGTATCCGTCTCATCGGGCCAATTATCAGCTGTAACTTCAAATTCTTCCAATACAATGGGCACACCCTCAAAACAATTGAATCAAAATATGCAACAGCAACAAACATCAACATATAAACTCCAATCATGCGATTTCATGGATACATCGCAAAAATATACCCCAAACGTAGGGGCAACAAACACTCCAATGCTCTCAACAACAGGAACATCAACTTATAGTGGACCAGCTCTGAAATTCCGTACAACTCCAAAGGTTGCAACGGCCACAAGCGAAAGCCAAAATACTACATCGAACACAACAGGTAGTTACCAATCTAACAATTTAGATTTGGAAGATAGCATTCAAGCAGTGGTTGTTAAAAAGAATCAAGAACAACCACAACCAGTCAGCAATACTGGTCCCCAAATAGCAACAACCCTTACCACTTACTACACCGAGAATGAAAGTGATGATTCTCGTTTTATTAAAACCCAAAACGGAACTTGTATGACTTTGAGCGAGTATAAAAAGCGAAATCCTACAACTCTGAAAATCGTACAAGGGCAACGAAATCAACCACAAGCAGCCAATCCAACAAGTGTAGCACAGAAAATACAGTTGACGAATGCTGGCCAATCGGCAACGACAGCTCTAACTGGGGTTGCCCGGATTGCTATTCAACCGAAAACTGGGCCCAATAACGCTCAAGCTCCAGAGCAAACAATGACTTTATCAAGTGTGCAACGAACTTCGCACAACAACTATGAGATACAAACTCAACATGTTATTCAAAACCGTAGTATTCAGCAAATTCAAAACTATTCCGAAAAAGATAGAAATAGTGCGAAGATGTTGGTTATTTTAGCTTCCGGCGAACAGCGTCTGATCACATTCACATTGCCCCGTGAATCTTGTACTGTTCAGGATTTGCTTGAGCAAGTTGGTGTACCATTCGATGATAAGACAACCATTCAGTGTGTAGAGAGTCCTGGCGCCAATATTGACTTTGTTGTAACTGTTGGCTTTTCAGTTCAGGAATCAGCTAGCGAACTTATTTCGAAAGCAGAAGAAAGTATCCAAATGAGTCGCCAACAAGAGTCGGCTGCTTCTGCTGCTCTGCAAGCTCCACAACAAGTTTTAAACACCGTTCAACGTCCTTTACAAGGAGTTGCAACTACTAGTACTTCAGCTGCCCAGGGTGTTGCTGCTACAACATCCACTGATGATGCCAGCAAGGATGCCAATAAATCAGGTGACGAAGTCCAAAGAAAAGTTATTCAAGGATTCCTCGCCGTGTGCCAGTATTGTGGTTTTTGTGGATATGATCATGCTAAGTGTGAACG TTGCAAAAGAGTATTTGTTGAAGATCCAAAGCGAATGCCATGTCAGAAGAATGCTGCA GCAGCAGCTGCAAATGCAGCCAAAGCAGAAGAGGAAAAGAAACGAGCTGCTCCTCCAGATATTTTGAATCGTTCCCAAACAAAAGCACTAGCCGCTTTATCTGCTGGATCAGGCCGTGGTGGAAGAAATTCAGCCTCATCAAGGGGACGCACTCGGTCCGGTCGGAAACCAGCCGAAATTGAACCGGTTATATTGACTTTAAGCAGTGACGATGAAGGAGATGATGAGCAATCCAATAAATCTGCACATAAG GTTCCTGTTGTTAATACTGTTGCAGCTGCAGGTAAACCCTTTGCTTTTGAACCGGATGTATCTGCCGTTGATGAATCTCGAGTTTATGCAG ATTTTCGCCGTGAAAATGTGGCAGACTCTGAGAGCGCCATGGATAGTTTGTACACATCGTTTTCATGCAAACTCATTCGCATTGGAACCCACCGTTTTGAATCGAAAGATCCT GTAACTTTTACTAAAAAGGGAATTCGTATTTTTGCTCCAAACTGCAGCAATCTAACTGACATTGTTGCATTGGACATTTACAAAGAAGAAATTGTCAAGAttgttgcatttttctcaaaatccttTTCAGTGATGTTTATTTATACAATGCGCAAATGTGCCGAGTACATAAGAGAAAGTCTTGAGATGAAACCTAAAAATACTGCACTTGAAA cTCCTTATTTTAATTCAGCGGAAAAGGGTGATacatataataaaattattctacAAATAGACACAATCTCTGAAGAATCTATAAACGTTATACGATCGATATATAAAAGTATTACATTGGAGGAAATTCAATTCCAAGACGCAAATGAGCTTTTACTTCGAGCTGCAGCTAAGGACAAATATGTTGTGAATGCCAATTCAAA TGAAATTCGTCTCGATCCAAATGACATTCGACAAATTTTAATCTATCCACCAGGCAAAGGTGGCATCTCAATTAATACGGAAGATTACATGTGTCTAGCTACCGATCAATATCTAAACGATGTCATTATTGATTTCTATTTAAAATGGCTGCACAAAAATATTGTCCCCGAAAAGAATCGAGAACGAACTTATATATTTAGTAGTTTCTTTTATAAACGTCTGACAACAATGTCTACACGGCCGCGAGCACAAAATGCTAAGGATGTTAAACAAACTGCAGCTCAAAAACGTCATGCTCGTGTTGCTAATTGGACAAAGAATGTAAATTTATTTGACAAGGACTTTATTATAATACCCATAAATGAGCTATCGCATTGGTTTTTGGCAATTATTTGTTTCCCTATGCTTAAGGGGCCGGTAACATTTGATACAAATGAACCAATTATTCCACAACAagttacaaaaaagaaaa aagGTTCTGAAAAGAAAGTGTCTCTTCAAATTGGCAATACAACTATAACTCCGCTTTCTAAAAGGGATGAAAGCATCTGCCTGGGGGAAGAAGATAGTGAACGTGATGAAGCTGAAGGTGATGATAGTGATTTAGCATCCGATGATAGTGATTATGAGGCACCCAGTGCTAACGGATCACAGCGTCAAGCAATAAAGCAGCCtgtcattttaatttttgactcaCTGGCGGGAGCTTCGCGAAGCCGAGTTGTTGCCACTTTGCGTGATTATCTCACCTGCGAATATCAAGCAAAGATCCAAGATAACCAAACACACGCCTTCACTAAACTCAATATGCCAGGCAACTGCGTAAAGGTGCCCCAACAGAATAACTTTACCGATTGTGGTCTCTACCTGCTGCAGTATGTGGAGCAATTCTTTACCGACCAAGTTCGCGATTATACAATTCCAATAAAGCAGCTGGTCAATTGGTTCGATACCATTGTTGTGACTAGAAAACGAGAAGAAATTTCTAACTTATTGGCTGATTTAATTCATGAGCACAATCCTAGTCAGTTGCCGTTGCCTAAAATTCCCTTTCCCACGCTGAACGGAGAGCTCATTGAAAGACCCGATGAAAGTTTTAGCGAAGACCAGGTGGAATTTGAAGAGGAGGATATGGAAGAGGATGGCTTGGAAGAT GATGACACAGGTGAAACTCAATCATCGCCAGAGGAACCCACAAATCGAATTGAAAAAACCCCGTCGACCGGAAATAGCTCATTAACACTATCAGCACTGCCAACTCCTGGAAGAAAAATTGTACTAAAACGAAGTTTTCCCGGATTAAGTAACATAACAGTCAATGTGCGGAAAACTCCCAAGCTTGATCCATAA
- the LOC129908927 gene encoding uncharacterized protein LOC129908927 isoform X1 translates to MTQYFQIVQNIDELKRLYPDLNMESMQVVQVTDDANTQSRPQLLLDDSIILNDGQQVVYQTGNQTAQQQPQQQQTTQYILQDESVHHQQQHQQQQQQQQQQQQHPQQHVYQQVQQEQRHQIQQQHHQTHQPQQQQQQMYYTSEMHPSPTVVQHTAPQQQQQHQQPQVQQQQHQHAQSQQTHSAGQSTQQILYRMPVTQQQTNQQTQQLLNNTHVIVQQSQPQVLIQTSPQTIHQPEMIMRQQRILFNPSRTVMYTHQPTQAQTQIQQQQQDQQQHIMQTQESVHQQHTNTVANQQQHVQMQQPRLVPHPRPIVSATQQPSQNVIFHQVPSGQNVTIQQPQGVISSQLRGTIRAKIPRGATTARGIGPRAATPMGTSSIDTIKTPKARGNASGAQRGNRGGRTVRGRGAATTQRSVSVSSGQLSAVTSNSSNTMGTPSKQLNQNMQQQQTSTYKLQSCDFMDTSQKYTPNVGATNTPMLSTTGTSTYSGPALKFRTTPKVATATSESQNTTSNTTGSYQSNNLDLEDSIQAVVVKKNQEQPQPVSNTGPQIATTLTTYYTENESDDSRFIKTQNGTCMTLSEYKKRNPTTLKIVQGQRNQPQAANPTSVAQKIQLTNAGQSATTALTGVARIAIQPKTGPNNAQAPEQTMTLSSVQRTSHNNYEIQTQHVIQNRSIQQIQNYSEKDRNSAKMLVILASGEQRLITFTLPRESCTVQDLLEQVGVPFDDKTTIQCVESPGANIDFVVTVGFSVQESASELISKAEESIQMSRQQESAASAALQAPQQVLNTVQRPLQGVATTSTSAAQGVAATTSTDDASKDANKSGDEVQRKVIQGFLAVCQYCGFCGYDHAKCERCKRVFVEDPKRMPCQKNAAAAASAAAAAASAAAAAANAAKAEEEKKRAAPPDILNRSQTKALAALSAGSGRGGRNSASSRGRTRSGRKPAEIEPVILTLSSDDEGDDEQSNKSAHKVPVVNTVAAAGKPFAFEPDVSAVDESRVYADFRRENVADSESAMDSLYTSFSCKLIRIGTHRFESKDPVTFTKKGIRIFAPNCSNLTDIVALDIYKEEIVKIVAFFSKSFSVMFIYTMRKCAEYIRESLEMKPKNTALETPYFNSAEKGDTYNKIILQIDTISEESINVIRSIYKSITLEEIQFQDANELLLRAAAKDKYVVNANSNEIRLDPNDIRQILIYPPGKGGISINTEDYMCLATDQYLNDVIIDFYLKWLHKNIVPEKNRERTYIFSSFFYKRLTTMSTRPRAQNAKDVKQTAAQKRHARVANWTKNVNLFDKDFIIIPINELSHWFLAIICFPMLKGPVTFDTNEPIIPQQVTKKKKGSEKKVSLQIGNTTITPLSKRDESICLGEEDSERDEAEGDDSDLASDDSDYEAPSANGSQRQAIKQPVILIFDSLAGASRSRVVATLRDYLTCEYQAKIQDNQTHAFTKLNMPGNCVKVPQQNNFTDCGLYLLQYVEQFFTDQVRDYTIPIKQLVNWFDTIVVTRKREEISNLLADLIHEHNPSQLPLPKIPFPTLNGELIERPDESFSEDQVEFEEEDMEEDGLEDDDTGETQSSPEEPTNRIEKTPSTGNSSLTLSALPTPGRKIVLKRSFPGLSNITVNVRKTPKLDP, encoded by the exons ATGACCCAGTACTTTCAAATTGTACAAAACATCGATGAGTTAAAGCGTTTGTATCCGGACTTGAATATGGAAAGCATGCAAGTAGTTCAGGTTACAGATGATGCTAACACCCAGTCGCGTCCTCAG CTTCTTCTTGACGATtccattattttaaatgatggGCAACAGGTTGTTTATCAAACTGGAAATCAGACTGCACAGCAGCAACCACAGCAACAACAGACAACACAGTACATTCTGCAGGATGAATCGGTTCACCATCAACAACAgcatcaacagcaacaacaacagcagcaacaacaacaacaacatccccAGCAGCATGTCTACCAACAGGTTCAACAGGAACAGCGTCATCAAATCCAACAGCAACATCATCAAACCCATCAAccccaacaacaacagcaacaaatgTACTACACTTCAGAAATGCATCCGAGTCCTACAGTTGTCCAGCATACGGCAcctcaacaacagcaacaacatcaGCAACCGCAGGTCCAACAACAACAGCACCAACATGCGCAATCCCAGCAGACACACTCAGCCGGACAATCAACTCAGCAGATTCTTTATCGTATGCCGGTTACCCAGCAACAAACAAACCAACAAACTCAAcag CTCCTAAATAATACTCATGTCATTGTGCAACAATCCCAACCACAGGTGCTTATACAAACATCGCCCCAAACAATTCATCAGCCCGAAATGATTATGCGCCAACAGAGAATCCTCTTTAATCCAAGTCGCACTGTAATGTATACCCACCAGCCTACACAGGCACAAACGCAGatacagcagcagcaacaggaTCAACAGCAGCATATAATGCAAACTCAAGAATCTGTTCATCAGCAGCACACAAACACTGTTGCTAACCAACAGCAACATGTTCAAATGCAACAACCACGGCTAGTTCCTCATCCAAGGCCAATCGTTTCGGCTACTCAACAACCATCGCAGAATGTTATCTTCCATCAGGTTCCATCTGGACAGAATGTTACAATTCAACAGCCACAAGGG GTTATTTCATCTCAGCTAAGAGGTACGATTCGGGCAAAAATTCCAAGAGGAGCTACGACTGCTCGTGGGATAGGACCACGGGCTGCCACTCCAATGGGAACAAGTTCCATCGATACCATAAAAACTCCCAAAGCTCGAGGGAACGCTTCAGGCGCCCAGCGTGGCAACCGAGGTGGTCGTACAGTACGTGGGCGTGGTGCTGCCACAACTCAACGAAGTGTATCCGTCTCATCGGGCCAATTATCAGCTGTAACTTCAAATTCTTCCAATACAATGGGCACACCCTCAAAACAATTGAATCAAAATATGCAACAGCAACAAACATCAACATATAAACTCCAATCATGCGATTTCATGGATACATCGCAAAAATATACCCCAAACGTAGGGGCAACAAACACTCCAATGCTCTCAACAACAGGAACATCAACTTATAGTGGACCAGCTCTGAAATTCCGTACAACTCCAAAGGTTGCAACGGCCACAAGCGAAAGCCAAAATACTACATCGAACACAACAGGTAGTTACCAATCTAACAATTTAGATTTGGAAGATAGCATTCAAGCAGTGGTTGTTAAAAAGAATCAAGAACAACCACAACCAGTCAGCAATACTGGTCCCCAAATAGCAACAACCCTTACCACTTACTACACCGAGAATGAAAGTGATGATTCTCGTTTTATTAAAACCCAAAACGGAACTTGTATGACTTTGAGCGAGTATAAAAAGCGAAATCCTACAACTCTGAAAATCGTACAAGGGCAACGAAATCAACCACAAGCAGCCAATCCAACAAGTGTAGCACAGAAAATACAGTTGACGAATGCTGGCCAATCGGCAACGACAGCTCTAACTGGGGTTGCCCGGATTGCTATTCAACCGAAAACTGGGCCCAATAACGCTCAAGCTCCAGAGCAAACAATGACTTTATCAAGTGTGCAACGAACTTCGCACAACAACTATGAGATACAAACTCAACATGTTATTCAAAACCGTAGTATTCAGCAAATTCAAAACTATTCCGAAAAAGATAGAAATAGTGCGAAGATGTTGGTTATTTTAGCTTCCGGCGAACAGCGTCTGATCACATTCACATTGCCCCGTGAATCTTGTACTGTTCAGGATTTGCTTGAGCAAGTTGGTGTACCATTCGATGATAAGACAACCATTCAGTGTGTAGAGAGTCCTGGCGCCAATATTGACTTTGTTGTAACTGTTGGCTTTTCAGTTCAGGAATCAGCTAGCGAACTTATTTCGAAAGCAGAAGAAAGTATCCAAATGAGTCGCCAACAAGAGTCGGCTGCTTCTGCTGCTCTGCAAGCTCCACAACAAGTTTTAAACACCGTTCAACGTCCTTTACAAGGAGTTGCAACTACTAGTACTTCAGCTGCCCAGGGTGTTGCTGCTACAACATCCACTGATGATGCCAGCAAGGATGCCAATAAATCAGGTGACGAAGTCCAAAGAAAAGTTATTCAAGGATTCCTCGCCGTGTGCCAGTATTGTGGTTTTTGTGGATATGATCATGCTAAGTGTGAACG TTGCAAAAGAGTATTTGTTGAAGATCCAAAGCGAATGCCATGTCAGAAGAATGCTGCAGCAGCAGCTAGTGCTGCCGCCGCTGCAGCAAGTGCCGCTGCAGCAGCTGCAAATGCAGCCAAAGCAGAAGAGGAAAAGAAACGAGCTGCTCCTCCAGATATTTTGAATCGTTCCCAAACAAAAGCACTAGCCGCTTTATCTGCTGGATCAGGCCGTGGTGGAAGAAATTCAGCCTCATCAAGGGGACGCACTCGGTCCGGTCGGAAACCAGCCGAAATTGAACCGGTTATATTGACTTTAAGCAGTGACGATGAAGGAGATGATGAGCAATCCAATAAATCTGCACATAAG GTTCCTGTTGTTAATACTGTTGCAGCTGCAGGTAAACCCTTTGCTTTTGAACCGGATGTATCTGCCGTTGATGAATCTCGAGTTTATGCAG ATTTTCGCCGTGAAAATGTGGCAGACTCTGAGAGCGCCATGGATAGTTTGTACACATCGTTTTCATGCAAACTCATTCGCATTGGAACCCACCGTTTTGAATCGAAAGATCCT GTAACTTTTACTAAAAAGGGAATTCGTATTTTTGCTCCAAACTGCAGCAATCTAACTGACATTGTTGCATTGGACATTTACAAAGAAGAAATTGTCAAGAttgttgcatttttctcaaaatccttTTCAGTGATGTTTATTTATACAATGCGCAAATGTGCCGAGTACATAAGAGAAAGTCTTGAGATGAAACCTAAAAATACTGCACTTGAAA cTCCTTATTTTAATTCAGCGGAAAAGGGTGATacatataataaaattattctacAAATAGACACAATCTCTGAAGAATCTATAAACGTTATACGATCGATATATAAAAGTATTACATTGGAGGAAATTCAATTCCAAGACGCAAATGAGCTTTTACTTCGAGCTGCAGCTAAGGACAAATATGTTGTGAATGCCAATTCAAA TGAAATTCGTCTCGATCCAAATGACATTCGACAAATTTTAATCTATCCACCAGGCAAAGGTGGCATCTCAATTAATACGGAAGATTACATGTGTCTAGCTACCGATCAATATCTAAACGATGTCATTATTGATTTCTATTTAAAATGGCTGCACAAAAATATTGTCCCCGAAAAGAATCGAGAACGAACTTATATATTTAGTAGTTTCTTTTATAAACGTCTGACAACAATGTCTACACGGCCGCGAGCACAAAATGCTAAGGATGTTAAACAAACTGCAGCTCAAAAACGTCATGCTCGTGTTGCTAATTGGACAAAGAATGTAAATTTATTTGACAAGGACTTTATTATAATACCCATAAATGAGCTATCGCATTGGTTTTTGGCAATTATTTGTTTCCCTATGCTTAAGGGGCCGGTAACATTTGATACAAATGAACCAATTATTCCACAACAagttacaaaaaagaaaa aagGTTCTGAAAAGAAAGTGTCTCTTCAAATTGGCAATACAACTATAACTCCGCTTTCTAAAAGGGATGAAAGCATCTGCCTGGGGGAAGAAGATAGTGAACGTGATGAAGCTGAAGGTGATGATAGTGATTTAGCATCCGATGATAGTGATTATGAGGCACCCAGTGCTAACGGATCACAGCGTCAAGCAATAAAGCAGCCtgtcattttaatttttgactcaCTGGCGGGAGCTTCGCGAAGCCGAGTTGTTGCCACTTTGCGTGATTATCTCACCTGCGAATATCAAGCAAAGATCCAAGATAACCAAACACACGCCTTCACTAAACTCAATATGCCAGGCAACTGCGTAAAGGTGCCCCAACAGAATAACTTTACCGATTGTGGTCTCTACCTGCTGCAGTATGTGGAGCAATTCTTTACCGACCAAGTTCGCGATTATACAATTCCAATAAAGCAGCTGGTCAATTGGTTCGATACCATTGTTGTGACTAGAAAACGAGAAGAAATTTCTAACTTATTGGCTGATTTAATTCATGAGCACAATCCTAGTCAGTTGCCGTTGCCTAAAATTCCCTTTCCCACGCTGAACGGAGAGCTCATTGAAAGACCCGATGAAAGTTTTAGCGAAGACCAGGTGGAATTTGAAGAGGAGGATATGGAAGAGGATGGCTTGGAAGAT GATGACACAGGTGAAACTCAATCATCGCCAGAGGAACCCACAAATCGAATTGAAAAAACCCCGTCGACCGGAAATAGCTCATTAACACTATCAGCACTGCCAACTCCTGGAAGAAAAATTGTACTAAAACGAAGTTTTCCCGGATTAAGTAACATAACAGTCAATGTGCGGAAAACTCCCAAGCTTGATCCATAA